In Xenopus laevis strain J_2021 chromosome 2S, Xenopus_laevis_v10.1, whole genome shotgun sequence, a genomic segment contains:
- the LOC108709032 gene encoding traf2 and NCK-interacting protein kinase, which produces MERWSGVSVQELINTRRSLSEDWIAYICREVLQGLCHLHKQEVIHHDLRPQNIIVTSSADVKITDFSSATMGTSSVSTSGTIPYMAPEVLSNISTKTIRYNSKADIWSLGISALEMAEGYYPFSRFPENKMMKRVMHGPAPTLLWDKWSDNFRAFIREILQKNAAWRPSAEQLLSHPFISNIPNERGVTDSIKWYLH; this is translated from the exons ATGGAGCGTTGGTCTGGTGTATCCGTGCAAGAACTCATCAACACCAGACGCTCCCTGTCAGAGGACTGGATTGCCTATATCTGCAGGGAGGTGTTACAG GGCCTGTGTCATCTGCATAAACAGGAGGTCATCCATCACGACCTGAGGCCCCAGAATATAATAGTGACATCATCCGCTGATgtaaagatca CCGACTTCAGCTCTGCCACCATGGGGACAAGCAGTGTTAGTACTTCTGGGACTATACCATACATGGCCCCAGAAGTACTCAGCAACATTAGCACCAAGACCATCCGCTACAACTCTAAG GCTGATATATGGTCATTGGGAATATCAGCGCTGGAAATGGCAGAAGGATATTATC CATTCAGCAGATTTCCTGAAAATAAGATGATGAAGAGGGTTATGCACGGTCCCGCACCAACATTACTATGGGACAAATG GAGTGACAACTTTCGTGCATTCATCAGAGAAATCCTGCAAAAGAATGCAGCGTGGAGACCCTCTGCAGAGCAGCTACTGTCACACCCCTTCATATCAAATATCCCAAATGAGAGGGGTGTGACTGATTCCATCAAGTGGTACCTGCATTAA